Proteins encoded together in one Marinithermus hydrothermalis DSM 14884 window:
- the uvrA gene encoding excinuclease ABC subunit UvrA, with protein sequence MDRIIVRGAREHNLKNITVELPRGKFIVITGVSGSGKSTLAFDTIYAEGQRRYVESLSAYARQFLGVMDKPDVEAIEGLSPAISIDQKTTSHNPRSTVGTVTEIHDYLRLLFARAGEAHCPECGRKIEKQSASEITDRLLARPEGTRAILLAPMVRGRKGEYRKLFQQLIKEGYARVRVDGVIYRLEEALELKLERYERHDIDLVVDRVVLKPEERTRIAESVELALLRGDGLVRVLYPDTGEEALYSEKFACPEHGSVLEELEPRIFSFNSPYGACPECSGLGHRLEFDPSLVVNPELSLAEGAILPWSKGRDTGRSYLWDRLKALAEHLEFDLKTPFRDLTPEQQHAVLYGLPEPFEVVFRRGGKETMRFPVHYEGVIPWLSKRYQETDSDALRESLEGYMSLKACPACQGTRYKRAVLAVTIGGKNIAEVSAMSVKDALEFFQGLEAHLSSFQRSVARPILQEVVTRLGFLVDVGLDYLSLDRAANTLSGGEAQRIRLATQVGSGLTGVLYVLDEPSIGLHPRDNQRLIRTLKKLRDLGNTLIVVEHDEETMREADWIVDMGPGAGVHGGEVVAEGPPEAVAANPKSLTGAYLRGERRIPVPQERRRGNGKKLVVRGAREHNLKNLDVTIPLGKFVCITGPSGSGKSTLMHDVLYAALARELMRAKTRPGRFDALEGLEHIDKVIEIDQSPIGRTPRSNPATYVGVFDEIRDLFAKSPEARKRGYAPGRFSFNVKGGRCEACRGDGTVKIEMLFLPDIYVPCEVCKGRRYNKETLEVKVRGKTIADVLEMTVEEALEFFQNVPAITRKLQLMVDVGLGYMRLGQPSPTLSGGEAQRIKLATELGRKSTGKTLYILDEPTTGLHFEDVAKLLRVLHRLVDAGNTVLVIEHNLDVIKTADWIIDLGPEGGAQGGRIVAEGTPEAVAMCEESATGRFLARIPEIAERIGVAAD encoded by the coding sequence ATGGACCGTATCATCGTCAGAGGGGCCCGGGAGCACAACCTAAAGAACATCACCGTCGAACTGCCCCGCGGCAAGTTCATCGTGATCACTGGGGTTTCCGGCTCGGGGAAGTCCACCCTAGCCTTCGACACCATCTACGCCGAGGGGCAGCGGCGCTACGTGGAGAGCCTCTCCGCCTACGCCCGCCAGTTCCTGGGGGTGATGGACAAGCCGGACGTGGAGGCCATCGAGGGCCTCAGTCCGGCCATCTCCATCGACCAGAAGACCACCTCGCACAACCCCCGTTCCACGGTCGGGACCGTCACCGAGATCCACGATTACCTGCGCCTGCTCTTCGCGCGCGCGGGCGAGGCGCACTGCCCCGAGTGCGGCCGTAAGATCGAGAAGCAGTCCGCCTCGGAGATCACCGACCGGCTCCTCGCGCGCCCCGAAGGCACCCGCGCGATCCTGCTCGCCCCGATGGTGCGCGGCCGCAAGGGGGAGTACCGCAAGCTCTTCCAGCAGCTCATCAAGGAAGGGTACGCGCGCGTCCGCGTGGACGGCGTGATCTACCGCCTCGAGGAAGCCCTCGAGCTGAAGCTGGAGCGGTACGAACGGCACGACATCGACCTGGTGGTGGACCGGGTGGTCCTCAAGCCCGAGGAACGCACCCGCATCGCCGAGTCCGTCGAGCTCGCCCTGCTCCGCGGGGACGGGCTCGTGCGCGTCCTCTACCCCGACACGGGGGAGGAGGCGCTGTACTCGGAAAAGTTCGCCTGCCCCGAGCACGGCTCGGTCCTCGAGGAGCTCGAGCCGCGCATCTTCTCCTTCAACTCGCCGTACGGCGCGTGCCCCGAGTGCTCGGGCCTCGGGCACCGGCTCGAGTTCGACCCGTCCCTGGTCGTGAACCCCGAGCTTTCCCTCGCCGAGGGGGCGATCCTCCCCTGGTCCAAGGGGCGCGACACGGGCCGGAGCTACCTCTGGGACCGGCTGAAGGCCCTGGCGGAACACCTGGAGTTCGACCTCAAGACCCCCTTCCGGGACCTCACCCCCGAGCAGCAGCACGCGGTCCTGTACGGCCTTCCGGAGCCCTTCGAGGTCGTGTTCCGCCGTGGGGGCAAGGAGACGATGCGCTTCCCCGTGCACTACGAGGGGGTCATCCCCTGGCTCTCCAAGCGCTACCAGGAGACCGACTCGGACGCGTTGCGCGAGAGCCTCGAGGGGTACATGTCCCTCAAGGCCTGCCCCGCCTGCCAGGGCACGCGCTACAAGCGCGCGGTGCTCGCCGTCACGATCGGGGGGAAGAACATCGCCGAGGTCTCCGCGATGAGCGTGAAGGACGCGCTCGAGTTCTTCCAGGGCCTGGAGGCGCACCTCTCGAGCTTCCAGCGCTCCGTGGCTCGCCCGATCCTGCAGGAGGTCGTCACGCGGCTGGGCTTTTTGGTGGACGTGGGGCTGGATTATCTCTCGCTGGACCGCGCGGCGAACACCCTCTCGGGCGGCGAGGCCCAGCGCATCCGGCTCGCGACCCAGGTCGGCTCGGGCCTCACCGGCGTGCTGTACGTCCTGGACGAGCCCTCGATCGGGCTGCACCCCCGGGACAACCAGCGCCTGATCCGCACGCTCAAGAAGCTCCGCGACCTCGGAAACACCCTGATCGTCGTCGAGCACGATGAGGAGACGATGCGCGAGGCCGACTGGATCGTGGACATGGGGCCGGGCGCGGGCGTGCACGGCGGCGAGGTCGTGGCGGAAGGCCCCCCGGAGGCGGTCGCCGCGAACCCCAAGAGCCTGACCGGCGCGTACCTCCGGGGCGAACGCCGCATCCCGGTTCCCCAGGAGCGGCGGCGGGGCAACGGCAAGAAGCTCGTGGTGCGCGGCGCGCGGGAGCACAACCTTAAGAACCTCGACGTCACGATCCCCTTAGGGAAGTTCGTCTGCATCACCGGGCCCAGCGGCTCCGGCAAGTCCACGCTGATGCACGACGTGCTGTACGCCGCCCTCGCGCGCGAGCTGATGCGCGCCAAGACCCGGCCTGGCCGGTTCGACGCCCTCGAGGGCCTCGAGCACATCGACAAGGTCATCGAGATCGACCAGTCCCCCATCGGGCGCACCCCGCGCTCCAACCCCGCCACGTACGTCGGGGTCTTCGACGAGATCCGCGACCTCTTCGCGAAAAGCCCCGAGGCCCGCAAGCGGGGGTACGCCCCAGGCCGGTTCTCCTTCAACGTCAAGGGCGGACGGTGCGAAGCCTGCCGCGGCGACGGCACCGTCAAGATCGAGATGCTCTTCCTGCCCGACATCTACGTGCCGTGCGAGGTGTGCAAGGGCCGGCGCTACAACAAGGAGACCCTCGAGGTCAAGGTGCGGGGCAAGACGATCGCGGACGTGCTGGAGATGACGGTGGAGGAGGCGCTCGAGTTCTTCCAGAACGTCCCGGCGATCACCCGGAAGCTGCAGCTCATGGTGGACGTGGGCCTGGGGTACATGCGGCTCGGCCAGCCCTCCCCCACGCTCTCGGGCGGCGAGGCCCAGCGCATCAAGCTCGCGACCGAGCTGGGGCGCAAGTCCACCGGGAAGACGCTGTACATCCTGGACGAGCCCACCACCGGACTGCACTTCGAGGACGTCGCGAAACTCCTCCGGGTGCTGCACCGGTTGGTGGACGCGGGGAACACGGTCCTCGTGATCGAGCACAACCTGGACGTGATCAAGACCGCGGACTGGATCATCGACCTGGGGCCCGAGGGCGGCGCGCAGGGCGGCCGCATCGTGGCCGAAGGCACCCCGGAGGCGGTCGCGATGTGCGAGGAGAGCGCCACCGGCCGGTTCCTCGCGCGGATCCCGGAGATCGCCGAGCGGATCGGGGTGGCCGCGGACTGA
- the proB gene encoding glutamate 5-kinase: MATAPLDPQARHALFTQARRVVVKVGSAALAGEAGLNPERIDRLAAELAALGQAGREVILVSSGAIAAGTRKIGLPRRPASIPEKQAAAAVGQSALVQAWEDAFRKHGRSVAQLLLTADDLAHRHRYLNARNTLNTLLAWGVVPLINENDTVMVDEIQFGDNDHLATLIAGLVGADLLVILSDVDALYDADPRQNPAARPIRWVPRVDGRLLRAAGEAPSAVGRGGMRSKLLAAKKCLDAGIPLLLASGRQPGVLEAAFAGLEVGTLFWSGERRYSGKKLWLAQLPRPQGEVVVDAGAARALRTAGTSLLPVGVRAVRGVFGVGAPVRVVDEDGRLVGIGLTQYAAADLERIKGRRTHEIAAVLGHNPSDEVIHRDNFALAEELVDAE; this comes from the coding sequence ATGGCGACCGCTCCGCTCGACCCTCAAGCCCGCCACGCCCTCTTCACCCAGGCCCGGCGCGTCGTGGTGAAGGTCGGCAGCGCCGCGCTGGCGGGGGAGGCGGGGCTGAACCCGGAACGCATCGACCGGCTCGCCGCCGAGCTCGCCGCCCTCGGCCAAGCCGGGCGCGAGGTGATCCTGGTCTCCTCCGGCGCGATCGCCGCCGGCACCCGGAAGATCGGCCTGCCCCGGCGGCCCGCCTCCATCCCCGAAAAGCAGGCCGCGGCCGCGGTGGGGCAAAGCGCTCTGGTCCAGGCCTGGGAGGACGCGTTCCGTAAGCACGGCCGCTCCGTGGCGCAACTCCTCCTCACCGCCGACGACCTCGCCCACCGCCACCGCTACCTGAACGCGCGCAACACGCTCAACACCCTCCTCGCCTGGGGGGTGGTGCCCCTCATCAACGAGAACGACACCGTGATGGTGGACGAGATCCAGTTCGGCGACAACGACCACCTCGCCACCCTCATCGCGGGCCTCGTGGGCGCGGACCTCCTCGTCATCCTCTCCGACGTGGACGCGCTCTACGACGCGGACCCGCGCCAAAACCCCGCGGCCCGCCCCATCCGCTGGGTGCCCCGGGTGGACGGCCGGCTGCTGCGCGCCGCGGGTGAGGCCCCGAGCGCGGTGGGGCGGGGCGGGATGCGCAGCAAGCTCCTCGCGGCCAAGAAGTGCCTCGACGCGGGGATCCCCCTCCTCCTGGCCTCCGGTCGCCAGCCGGGGGTCCTCGAGGCGGCCTTCGCCGGCCTCGAGGTCGGCACCCTGTTCTGGAGCGGCGAACGCCGGTACAGTGGGAAGAAGCTCTGGCTCGCCCAGCTCCCCCGCCCCCAAGGTGAGGTGGTGGTGGACGCGGGCGCGGCGCGGGCCCTGCGCACCGCGGGCACCTCCCTCCTGCCGGTGGGGGTGCGGGCGGTGCGCGGCGTGTTCGGGGTGGGCGCCCCGGTCCGGGTGGTGGACGAGGACGGCCGGCTCGTGGGGATCGGGCTCACCCAGTACGCCGCGGCCGACCTGGAGCGGATCAAGGGCCGCCGCACCCACGAGATCGCGGCGGTCCTCGGGCACAACCCCTCGGACGAGGTGATCCACCGCGACAACTTCGCCCTCGCCGAGGAGCTGGTGGACGCGGAGTAA
- a CDS encoding glutamate-5-semialdehyde dehydrogenase: MATQNLTHEMRALAQRARAAAQGMSRAGTAAKNQALLRAAELLEQERAALLAANAQDLEAAQAAGTTGAKLERLRLTDRVLADLAAGLRQLAAQPDPVGEISEMRRLENGLLVGRMRVPLGVIGMIYESRPNVTIEAGALTLKAGNAVILRGGSEAFRSNTALAGLLRQALREAGLPEDAVQLVPTPDRAAVLELLKLDEWIDLMIPRGGEGLIRFVTEHARMPVLKHYKGVCHVYVDRDADLEMARRIVLNAKTQRPGVCNALETLLVDQAVAADFLPQVARDLEAAGVELRGCPETRAVLPEARPATEADWAAEYLDLILAVRVVRDMEAALEHIARYGSNHTEAIVTQNHARAMRFLREVDASLVLVNASTRFNDGFQLGLGAEIGISTSKLHAYGPMGVRELTTTKFVALGDGQVRG; this comes from the coding sequence ATGGCGACCCAGAACCTCACGCACGAGATGCGGGCCCTGGCCCAACGCGCCCGGGCCGCGGCCCAAGGCATGAGCCGCGCCGGAACCGCCGCGAAGAACCAGGCGCTCCTCCGCGCGGCGGAACTGTTGGAGCAGGAACGCGCCGCCCTTTTAGCGGCGAACGCCCAGGACCTCGAGGCCGCCCAAGCCGCGGGCACGACCGGGGCGAAGCTCGAGCGGCTGCGCCTCACCGACCGCGTCCTCGCCGACCTCGCCGCGGGACTGCGGCAGCTCGCGGCCCAACCGGACCCCGTCGGGGAGATCAGCGAGATGCGCCGCCTCGAGAACGGCCTTTTGGTGGGGCGTATGCGCGTCCCGCTCGGGGTGATCGGCATGATCTACGAGTCCCGCCCCAACGTGACGATCGAGGCGGGGGCCTTGACGCTCAAGGCCGGGAACGCCGTGATCCTAAGGGGCGGCTCGGAGGCCTTCCGCTCCAACACGGCGCTCGCTGGCCTGCTGCGCCAAGCCCTCCGCGAGGCCGGCCTGCCCGAGGACGCCGTGCAGCTCGTGCCCACCCCGGACCGCGCGGCGGTTCTCGAGCTCCTCAAGCTCGACGAGTGGATCGACCTGATGATCCCCCGGGGCGGGGAGGGCCTGATCCGGTTCGTGACCGAGCACGCCCGCATGCCGGTCCTCAAGCACTACAAGGGCGTGTGCCACGTGTACGTGGACCGCGACGCCGACCTCGAGATGGCCCGGCGGATCGTGCTGAACGCCAAGACCCAGCGCCCCGGCGTGTGCAACGCCCTCGAGACGCTTCTGGTGGACCAGGCGGTCGCCGCGGATTTCCTGCCCCAAGTGGCGCGGGACCTCGAGGCGGCCGGGGTGGAGCTTAGGGGGTGTCCCGAGACGCGGGCGGTCCTCCCCGAAGCGCGGCCGGCTACCGAGGCGGACTGGGCGGCGGAGTACCTGGACCTCATCCTCGCGGTGCGGGTCGTGCGGGACATGGAGGCGGCCCTCGAGCACATCGCGCGCTACGGCTCGAACCACACCGAGGCGATCGTGACCCAGAACCACGCGCGCGCCATGCGGTTCCTGCGCGAGGTGGACGCCTCGCTCGTCCTGGTGAACGCCTCCACCCGCTTCAACGACGGGTTCCAGCTGGGCCTGGGCGCGGAGATCGGGATCTCCACCTCCAAGCTGCACGCGTACGGCCCCATGGGGGTGCGCGAGCTCACCACGACGAAGTTCGTGGCGCTCGGGGACGGGCAGGTGCGCGGGTAG
- a CDS encoding YhjD/YihY/BrkB family envelope integrity protein yields MRLRVPRFVKRFLRIYTRVHVPFFAAALAYYALFSLLPLLFFLVGLFGFALRRSPALLADFEAQLVAFTRAALPASADLAQEVLGLLTQGAPSFTLGALALLAWLASHFFAALSYALSVIFGGRASGVRGRLVGLFAPLALGMGLLLLILLNLGLGLAQRFLPQGALQAVAGGVLPYASTAGAFFLIYRFLPRRPPPTGPALLAALGVALAWEGLRRGLPLLIPRSQYEVWYGPLAGLVLALFGFYLAMLLLLAGAVLLRSLLPDQAQPLEG; encoded by the coding sequence ATGCGCCTTCGGGTCCCCCGGTTTGTAAAGCGGTTCCTCCGGATCTACACCCGGGTGCACGTGCCGTTCTTCGCGGCGGCCTTGGCGTACTACGCGTTGTTCAGCCTGCTGCCCCTCCTCTTCTTCCTGGTAGGGTTGTTCGGGTTCGCGCTGCGGCGCAGCCCCGCGCTTTTGGCGGACTTCGAGGCGCAGCTCGTGGCCTTCACCCGCGCGGCCCTCCCGGCCTCCGCCGACCTCGCCCAGGAGGTGCTCGGCCTGCTCACCCAGGGCGCGCCCTCGTTCACGCTGGGGGCGCTCGCGCTCTTGGCGTGGCTCGCGAGCCACTTCTTCGCGGCCCTTTCCTACGCGCTCTCGGTGATCTTCGGGGGCCGAGCGTCCGGCGTGCGGGGCCGGCTCGTGGGGCTGTTCGCGCCCCTGGCGCTCGGCATGGGCCTCCTCCTGTTGATCCTCCTGAACCTGGGGCTGGGCCTCGCGCAGCGCTTTTTGCCCCAGGGCGCGCTGCAGGCGGTGGCGGGCGGCGTGCTGCCGTACGCGAGCACCGCCGGGGCGTTCTTCCTCATCTACCGCTTCCTGCCCCGCCGCCCTCCGCCCACCGGCCCCGCCCTCCTCGCGGCGCTCGGCGTGGCCCTCGCGTGGGAGGGACTGCGGCGGGGATTGCCCCTGCTCATCCCCCGCTCGCAGTACGAGGTGTGGTACGGGCCGCTCGCGGGGCTGGTGCTCGCTCTGTTCGGGTTTTACCTCGCGATGCTCCTCCTCCTCGCCGGCGCGGTGCTGTTACGCAGCCTGCTCCCAGATCAAGCGCAGCCCCTTGAGGGTTAG
- a CDS encoding type III pantothenate kinase yields the protein MLLTVDVGNTSTVLGVWDGDVLRARWRVGTERRRMVSEYAVLLRDLFALEGLPPPDAAVVSSVVPPVEHELEEALRRYYGVEAYLVTADSARLRVETDTPSEVGADRLVNAVGALGYGDPRGRYVVVDFGTATTFDLVEAPDRYLGGAIAPGPQTAADALALKTAKLPRVDLVPPPRGPVGKNTVEALQSGLVLGYAALVDGMVARFKEASGDALVIATGGFAQTLKALCRTVDVVDPDLTLKGLRLIWEQAA from the coding sequence ATGCTGCTGACCGTGGACGTGGGGAACACCTCTACCGTGCTCGGGGTCTGGGACGGGGACGTGCTGCGGGCGCGCTGGCGCGTGGGCACGGAGCGCCGCCGCATGGTCTCGGAGTACGCGGTGCTGCTGCGGGACCTGTTCGCGCTGGAGGGGCTGCCCCCGCCGGACGCGGCGGTGGTCTCGAGCGTGGTGCCGCCCGTGGAGCACGAGCTCGAGGAGGCCCTGCGCCGGTATTACGGGGTCGAGGCGTACCTGGTGACCGCGGACTCGGCGCGGCTGCGGGTGGAGACCGACACCCCCAGCGAGGTGGGGGCGGACCGTTTGGTGAACGCGGTGGGGGCCCTGGGGTACGGGGATCCCCGGGGCCGGTACGTGGTGGTGGACTTCGGGACCGCGACGACCTTCGATCTGGTGGAGGCCCCCGACCGGTACCTGGGCGGGGCGATCGCGCCGGGGCCGCAGACCGCGGCGGACGCGCTGGCCTTGAAGACCGCGAAGCTACCCCGCGTGGACCTGGTGCCCCCGCCGCGCGGCCCCGTCGGGAAGAACACCGTGGAGGCCCTGCAGTCGGGGCTGGTGCTGGGGTACGCCGCCTTGGTGGACGGGATGGTCGCGCGGTTTAAGGAGGCGAGCGGGGACGCCTTGGTGATCGCGACCGGCGGGTTCGCGCAGACCCTGAAGGCCTTGTGCCGTACGGTGGACGTGGTGGACCCCGACCTAACCCTCAAGGGGCTGCGCTTGATCTGGGAGCAGGCTGCGTAA
- a CDS encoding trans-sulfuration enzyme family protein: MDPWTALLHEPPLTPHREVVPPIYQNSLFTFESVEAFETAIQTGDRHVYTRGTNPTVRLFEEKIAALEGAEDAVAFASGMGAIAAAVLSVLEAGDTLVVATPVYTNAHNFFTRILSRFGVRVVFVPGRDTPAVLEALKGARALYMESPAFFTLEVLDLEPLVAAAREAGAVTLLDSTWNAGYALNPHAWGVDLVVHSATKYFSGHADVVAGVVTGAKAPIARIRRREYALLGATLSPMHAWLLLRGLRTLRVRLKAHEEGALKVARFLEAHPKVRRVHHPLLPSHPQHALAKKYLKGASGLFTIELESEAAARAFCNALELFKIGVSWGGFESLVFPACCTPLLTQTYGISPGAVRLHVGLEPPEALIADLEQALARL, encoded by the coding sequence ATGGACCCCTGGACCGCCCTCCTCCACGAACCCCCCCTCACCCCGCACCGGGAGGTCGTGCCGCCGATCTACCAGAACTCCCTCTTCACCTTCGAGTCGGTCGAGGCCTTCGAAACCGCGATCCAGACGGGGGACCGGCACGTGTACACGCGCGGCACCAACCCCACGGTGCGCCTTTTTGAGGAGAAGATCGCCGCCCTCGAGGGCGCGGAGGACGCGGTGGCGTTTGCGAGCGGCATGGGCGCGATCGCCGCTGCGGTCCTCTCGGTCCTCGAGGCGGGGGACACCCTGGTGGTGGCGACCCCGGTGTACACGAACGCGCACAACTTCTTCACGCGCATCCTCTCCCGCTTCGGGGTGCGGGTCGTGTTCGTGCCCGGCCGCGACACCCCGGCCGTCCTCGAGGCCCTCAAGGGGGCGCGGGCGCTTTATATGGAGTCCCCGGCCTTCTTCACGCTGGAGGTGCTGGATTTGGAGCCGCTGGTGGCCGCGGCGCGCGAAGCCGGCGCGGTTACGCTGCTGGACTCCACCTGGAACGCGGGGTACGCCCTGAACCCGCACGCGTGGGGGGTGGACCTCGTGGTGCACTCGGCCACCAAGTACTTCTCGGGGCACGCCGACGTGGTGGCCGGCGTGGTGACGGGCGCGAAAGCCCCCATCGCGCGGATCCGGCGGCGGGAGTACGCCCTGCTCGGCGCGACCCTCTCCCCGATGCACGCCTGGCTGCTGCTGCGCGGGCTGCGCACGCTCCGGGTGCGCCTCAAGGCGCACGAGGAAGGCGCCCTAAAAGTAGCCCGGTTCCTCGAGGCCCACCCCAAGGTGCGGCGCGTCCACCACCCGCTCCTCCCCTCCCACCCGCAGCACGCCTTGGCCAAGAAGTACCTGAAGGGCGCGTCGGGCCTCTTCACGATCGAGCTCGAGAGCGAGGCTGCGGCGCGCGCGTTCTGCAACGCGCTGGAGCTGTTCAAGATCGGGGTGAGCTGGGGCGGGTTCGAAAGCCTGGTCTTCCCCGCGTGCTGCACCCCGCTCCTCACCCAGACGTACGGGATCTCCCCGGGCGCGGTGCGGCTACACGTGGGCCTGGAGCCCCCGGAAGCGCTGATCGCGGACCTGGAGCAGGCCCTGGCGCGCCTGTAA
- a CDS encoding PqqD family protein produces MRRFDPARSVRAADGVTVERLYGMVLLQHPRGACYALNEVGARVWELLAAPRTLEALVEALAREYDAPRDALRRDVAEFLGWLYREGFLEADPVPKASGA; encoded by the coding sequence GTGCGGAGGTTTGACCCCGCCCGGAGCGTTCGAGCCGCGGACGGGGTGACGGTCGAGCGCTTGTACGGGATGGTCCTCCTCCAACACCCTCGAGGGGCGTGCTACGCCCTGAACGAGGTCGGCGCGCGCGTGTGGGAGCTCCTCGCGGCGCCCCGCACCCTCGAGGCGCTCGTGGAAGCGCTCGCGCGCGAGTACGACGCGCCGCGGGACGCGTTGCGCCGGGACGTGGCGGAGTTCCTCGGTTGGCTCTACCGGGAAGGGTTTCTCGAGGCGGATCCCGTCCCCAAAGCGAGCGGCGCGTAA